The nucleotide sequence AATCGTGCTCGGCATCGGGGGCGCCCGCATGCTCGACGCCCTCGGCTACGCGGACATCGACCGCTACCACATGAACGAGGGGCACGCGGCCCTGCTCGTGCTCGAGCTGCTGAAGCGCCAGGCCCGGGCCAACGGCCACGAGCGCCCGCGTCCGGAGGACATCGAGGCGCTGCGCCCGCGCTGCGTCTTCACCACCCACACACCGGTGCCCGCCGGCCACGACCAGTTCCCGCTCGCAATGGCCGAGAAGGCGCTCGGCGCCGGGATGTACGTCTGCCTCCTCGACGAGTTCTGCTACGAGCAGAAGCTCAACCTCACGTATCTCGCGCTCGCGGCGAGCCACTACGTGAACGGCGTGGCGAAGAAGCACGGGGAGGTGGCCCGGCACCTCTACGCCAAGTACCGCGTCGAGTCGATCACCAACGGGGTGCACGTGGCGACCTGGGCGTCGGAACCGATGCGCGCGCTCTTCGACCGGCACGTGCCCGACTGGCGCACCGACAACCCGGGCCTTCGCTACGCGATCGGCGTGCCGCTCGGGGAGATTCGCGAGGCCCATCGCGCGGCGAAGCGCGAGCTCCTCGCCTACGTGAATCACGTCACGAACAAGGGTTTCGATCTCGACGTCTTCACCATCGGGTACGCGCGCCGCGCCACCGCCTACAAGCGGCCCACGCTCGTCTTCCGCGACATCGAGCGGCTGCGCGGCATCGCGCGCAGGCGGGCCGTGCAGCTCGTGTTCGCCGGCAAGGCCCACCCGCACGACCTCCCGGGCAAGGAGCTGATCCAGGAGGTCCATCGCGCGATGGGGCTGCTCGATACGGACGTGAAGATCGCGTTCCTTCCGGAGTACGACATGACGCTCGCGCGCCTCCTCGTTGCCGGGACCGATCTCTGGCTCAACACGCCGCAGCCGCCGCTCGAGGCCTCGGGGACCAGCGGGATGAAGGCCGCCGTCAACGGCGTGCCCTCGCTCAGCGTGCTCGACGGCTGGTGGATCGAAGGCTGGATCGAGGGCGTGACCGGCTGGGCGATCGGCGAGCCCGGCGCCGCGGCCTCGGACGATCGCGCCGCGGAGGCGGCGTCGCTCTACGACAAGCTCGAGCGCGTCATCCTGCCGCTGTACTACGACGAGCCGGACCGCTACGTGGACGTCATGCGCCGCGCCATCGCGCTGAACGGGTCGTTCTTCAACACCGAGCGCATGCTCAACCAGTACGTCACGCGGGCGTATTTCAGATAGCGCCGATCGCTTCACCGGCGCACAGGACCGCGCGCGAGAGCGTCGCCAGGCAGACGCAACAAGCGCCGAACATCCCCGGCTCAGTCTGTTATCCGCTTAGATCGCGGGTCAAGCCGCATATACGGGCAGACTGCCGTATATACTTCTTCATAAAGCGCAAAAAAGTGTTCCGATGGGCCGTATTTATTTATCGTTGGCCGCAAGCAATGACTAAGAAAGAAATGCCTGCCGGTTTTCCCCTGAGCCCACGCGATGCTGGCGGCAATGTCCTTGTCCTTGGGGTTCTGGTAACAGTCCGTTCCGTTGAATCGTGTAAGAATGGGTTGCCCGTAGAAGACCAAGAAAGACTCATGGCGCTCGTAGGGCAGAAACGCAAGATCGTTCAGTTTGATCGTTTCGGTTTTGTCTGGCTGTCATTCGCTGAAACTGAAAACAGCGAAGACTTTTGTTTGTTTCCATCGGAGGTTTCGCTTGCTTAACCTTGCCCAGGTGTTGTGGTTCGCGGCTAACACGTTGTTCGTGCCGACGCCCGAGACGACGCACCGTTTTCCGCTGCTTGGGCAGCGGCGCGGCACAACAACACGTTGGGCGTAACCGAATGAATCAAGATCGCGCCACCCGACCTCAGCTACTTCTTGCCTTCATCGGGGTCTGGTTTCTAATAGCCGGTCTTTTTGCCTTGTTGGCATGGCCTGAACTACCGAAAAGCAAATTTGGATGGTTTCTCCTATTTGTAGTTGGTCCGCCTGTCTATATTGCCGCGGATTGGTTTTTCGAGTGGCTCCTATCTCAGAAACACGGCAACAGAATCTCATCGAAGAGCTTTTCTTGGATTCGAGTCGCGATCGCGTTTGCCGTGGCGGTCGTTTTTGTCGGTCTAAGCCTCTTTA is from Sulfurifustis variabilis and encodes:
- the glgP gene encoding alpha-glucan family phosphorylase encodes the protein MSPGAYIAYFSMEIGLAPGVPTYAGGLGMLAGDTLRTAADLGVPMVGVSLVHRKGYFHQRVDPTGWQTEEPVAWSLDDHLTELPARASVEIEGRPVQIRAWRYDIRGTGGASVPVFLLDTDLDGNAAADRLLTHFLYGGDSHYRLCQEIVLGIGGARMLDALGYADIDRYHMNEGHAALLVLELLKRQARANGHERPRPEDIEALRPRCVFTTHTPVPAGHDQFPLAMAEKALGAGMYVCLLDEFCYEQKLNLTYLALAASHYVNGVAKKHGEVARHLYAKYRVESITNGVHVATWASEPMRALFDRHVPDWRTDNPGLRYAIGVPLGEIREAHRAAKRELLAYVNHVTNKGFDLDVFTIGYARRATAYKRPTLVFRDIERLRGIARRRAVQLVFAGKAHPHDLPGKELIQEVHRAMGLLDTDVKIAFLPEYDMTLARLLVAGTDLWLNTPQPPLEASGTSGMKAAVNGVPSLSVLDGWWIEGWIEGVTGWAIGEPGAAASDDRAAEAASLYDKLERVILPLYYDEPDRYVDVMRRAIALNGSFFNTERMLNQYVTRAYFR